The Cervus canadensis isolate Bull #8, Minnesota chromosome 9, ASM1932006v1, whole genome shotgun sequence genome contains a region encoding:
- the LOC122447657 gene encoding translation initiation factor IF-2-like, whose amino-acid sequence MKGGTQTAAADLPSPLLPARRRLPGALSRPPAQARTRPTPSRGGAGQQGPEHPASSTSALSPPAPAGAPQARSTQQAACRGSARAVAPVLEPLTICSEPALCEPSPGRHCRLLARRAAPHSPGGARRSPGGPARGLSKARSEAEAASPCTPGAARRGRLSLPGRGRSERRRRQCSRQHRQESLPPFLPPALPEQAGHTWETHRDGRATRRGPGPRPRSLGAQHWGPAADCPQSLHVLKREINAGERVQGSFQF is encoded by the coding sequence ATGAAGGGAGGGACACAGACGGCAGCTGCAGACCTGCCTTCGCCCCTCCTGCCTGCCCGGCGGAGACTGCCAGGTGCCCTCTCGAGGCCTCCCGCCCAGGCTCGAACAAGACCAACGCCCAGCCGCGGGGGCGCCGGGCAGCAGGGCCCGGAACACCCCGCCAGCTCCACTTCCGCCCTGAGCCCTCCGGCCCCCGCGGGCGCTCCCCAGGCACGGAGCACCCAGCAGGCAGCCTGCCGGGGATCAGCACGTGCGGTGGCCCCTGTCCTGGAACCCTTAACGATCTGCTCCGAACCTGCGCTGTGTGAGCCAAGCCCGGGCCGGCACTGCCGCCTCCTGGCCCGGAGAGCAGCTCCGCACAGCCCCGGCGGCGCACGGCGGAGTCCTGGTGGACCCGCGAGGGGGCTCAGCAAGGCTCGGAGCGAGGCCGAGGCGGCATCTCCATGCACGCCCGGGGCAGCCCGGAGAGGACGCCTGTCCCTTCCTGGCAGAGGCCGCTCCGAACGCAGAAGGAGGCAGTGTTCACGCCAACACCGGCAGGAGAGCCTGCCCCCCTTCCTTCCACCGGCCCTCCCGGAGCAGGCCGGCCACACATGGGAGACGCACAGGGACGGCAGGGCGACCCGCAGAGGCCCCGGTCCCCGTCCTCGGTCTCTGGGGGCCCAGCACTGGGGGCCGGCGGCGGACTGCCCGCAGAGCCTGCACGTGTTGAAAAGGGAAATCAATGCAGGTGAGAGAGTTCAGGGCAGTTTCCAGTTCTGa